The following are encoded in a window of Acidimicrobiia bacterium genomic DNA:
- a CDS encoding FkbM family methyltransferase — translation MGRLTVEARRRALRAISGSRLEAPLRSLHTRLTRSGAARYDRLATEIMSRVLRADSACIDVGCYRGQILREMQRLAPQGLHIAYEPVPANYEWLVAHFPDVTIHPCALSDAPGTATFQHVQGRPARSGLRRVPYPDADEVVVEIEVAIDTIDRTVPSGTVIELVKIDVEGAELQVFRGAARVLDECHPTLLFEHAPYTAAAYGTTPAALHALLTGEHGYGVSRFDDWLAGRPALGAAEFIEEVEQGRSTNFVATVPPR, via the coding sequence ATGGGGCGCCTGACCGTCGAGGCCCGGCGCCGCGCGTTGCGCGCGATCTCGGGGTCGCGCCTCGAGGCTCCGTTGCGGAGCCTGCACACGCGGCTGACCCGGAGTGGCGCGGCGCGCTACGACCGGCTCGCGACCGAGATCATGAGCCGTGTGCTGCGCGCCGACTCGGCGTGCATCGACGTCGGCTGCTACCGCGGGCAGATCCTGCGCGAGATGCAGCGGCTCGCACCGCAGGGCCTTCACATCGCGTACGAGCCGGTGCCCGCGAACTACGAGTGGCTCGTCGCGCACTTTCCGGACGTCACGATCCATCCGTGCGCGTTGAGCGACGCGCCCGGCACCGCGACCTTCCAGCACGTGCAGGGTCGCCCCGCGCGCAGCGGGCTGCGGCGCGTGCCGTACCCCGATGCCGACGAGGTGGTCGTCGAGATCGAGGTCGCGATCGACACGATCGACCGCACGGTGCCCTCGGGCACCGTGATCGAGCTCGTGAAGATCGACGTCGAGGGCGCGGAGCTCCAGGTCTTCCGCGGCGCGGCGCGTGTGCTCGACGAGTGTCACCCCACGTTGCTCTTCGAGCACGCGCCGTACACCGCCGCCGCGTACGGCACGACACCCGCGGCACTCCACGCGCTGCTCACGGGCGAGCACGGCTACGGCGTCTCCCGATTCGACGACTGGCTCGCCGGGAGGCCCGCGCTCGGCGCCGCGGAGTTCATCGAGGAGGTCGAGCAGGGCCGCTCGACGAACTTCGTGGCCACGGTGCCGCCCCGCTGA
- the lpdA gene encoding dihydrolipoyl dehydrogenase produces the protein MAGQPGEHEEVSPTAEEFDVVIIGGGPGGYAAALYGASAGLHIAMIEESRVGGTCLNCGCIPAKELLETATVLRTVRGASTFGVEVGDALVDLSVSQVRKQQVVDRLVGGLETLLKGRKVTVVPGTGTLVGGPGPSHLVRVSDGTELRGTNVVLATGSWPRALPGYEFDGTRILSSEHVLTLDHVPERTAVIGGGAIGCEFASFLVDVGSQVTVLEALPQVLGAVDKQVAQLAVRQFAKRGMQVFTGVTVANPEMGEKSVVVPYRTEKGEERLEVDAVIVSIGRSPRSSGAGIREAGVVVDERGFVAVDAQMRTNVAGVYAVGDLVATPQLAHVGFAEAIIAIKAMLGEDPAGLDYGKVPWGIYCHPEVAFCGMTEEQARAAGHDVVTSVHRFGGNGRALIVGEPDGLVKIVAERDGPLLGVHIVGPWATELIAEGYLSVNWEATAADLGLLIHAHPTLSELFGESALALTGRSLHG, from the coding sequence ATGGCGGGACAGCCCGGCGAGCACGAAGAGGTGAGTCCCACGGCCGAAGAGTTCGATGTCGTGATCATCGGCGGCGGCCCCGGCGGGTACGCCGCCGCGCTCTACGGCGCGTCGGCCGGTCTCCACATCGCGATGATCGAGGAGAGTCGCGTCGGCGGGACCTGCCTGAACTGCGGCTGCATCCCCGCCAAGGAGCTGCTCGAGACCGCGACCGTGCTGCGCACCGTGCGCGGCGCCTCGACGTTCGGCGTCGAGGTCGGTGACGCGCTGGTCGACCTCTCGGTCAGCCAGGTTCGCAAGCAGCAGGTCGTCGACCGGCTGGTCGGCGGGCTCGAGACCCTGCTGAAGGGCCGCAAGGTCACGGTCGTGCCCGGCACCGGCACGCTCGTCGGCGGTCCGGGGCCGAGCCACCTCGTGCGCGTCTCGGACGGCACCGAGCTACGCGGCACGAACGTGGTGCTCGCGACCGGGTCGTGGCCACGCGCGCTGCCGGGCTACGAGTTCGACGGCACGCGCATCCTCTCCTCCGAACACGTGCTCACGCTCGACCATGTGCCCGAGCGGACCGCCGTGATCGGCGGCGGCGCGATCGGTTGTGAGTTCGCGTCGTTCCTCGTCGACGTCGGCAGTCAGGTCACCGTGCTCGAAGCGCTGCCGCAGGTGCTCGGCGCGGTCGACAAGCAGGTCGCGCAGCTCGCGGTGCGCCAGTTCGCGAAGCGCGGCATGCAGGTGTTCACGGGGGTGACGGTCGCCAATCCCGAGATGGGTGAGAAGTCCGTCGTCGTGCCGTACCGCACCGAGAAGGGCGAGGAACGGCTCGAAGTCGACGCGGTGATCGTGAGCATCGGTCGCAGCCCGCGATCGTCGGGCGCGGGGATCCGTGAGGCGGGTGTCGTCGTCGACGAGCGCGGTTTCGTCGCCGTCGACGCGCAGATGCGCACGAACGTCGCGGGTGTCTACGCGGTCGGCGACCTCGTCGCGACGCCCCAGCTCGCGCACGTCGGCTTCGCCGAGGCGATCATCGCGATCAAGGCGATGCTCGGCGAGGACCCGGCCGGGCTCGACTACGGCAAGGTGCCGTGGGGCATCTACTGCCATCCCGAGGTCGCGTTCTGCGGCATGACCGAGGAGCAGGCGCGCGCCGCGGGCCACGACGTCGTGACCTCGGTCCACCGTTTCGGCGGCAACGGCCGCGCGCTGATCGTCGGCGAGCCCGACGGCCTCGTGAAGATCGTGGCCGAGCGCGACGGGCCGTTGCTCGGCGTGCACATCGTCGGTCCGTGGGCGACCGAGCTGATCGCCGAGGGCTACCTGTCGGTGAACTGGGAGGCGACGGCGGCCGATCTCGGCCTGCTCATCCATGCCCACCCCACCTTGAGCGAGCTGTTCGGGGAGTCGGCGCTCGCGCTGACCGGCCGCAGCCTGCACGGCTGA
- a CDS encoding dihydrolipoamide acetyltransferase family protein: MDVTMPQLGETVTEGTITKWFKQVGEQIKADEPLFEVSTDKVDSEVPAPTSGVVSEILVPEGETVAVGVKLAVIGDASAGGAAAPAPAEAEAPAPEAPAPEAPAPAPAPQPQAQAVPVAPTPPPAPAPAPAAPAPAPAAPATNGVPAGTVTSPLVRKLLNEYDLDAGQIRGTGDGGRITRNDVLDAARSRGPAAPATAPAPAAPTTPAPAPPAARAPAVVAPAPVARAAGDTVVEFDNIRRRTAEHMVRSKATSAHVYTSVEVDYERIERVRRAHGDRFRAEEGFTLTYLPFICRAFSDVVRQYPNVNASVDGDSLIVHHDIHLGIAVDLDFRGLLAVVVRNVDGKRLRLIAREIRDLATRAKQRTLTPDEVVGGTFTITNMGPFGTALTLPIINQPQVAILATDAITKKPVVVEGPDGEDTIAIHHVGHLALAWDHRAFDGAYAAAFLDALRTELEDHDWEPELA, from the coding sequence GTGGATGTCACGATGCCGCAGCTCGGTGAGACCGTCACCGAGGGAACGATCACGAAGTGGTTCAAGCAGGTCGGCGAGCAGATCAAGGCCGACGAGCCGCTGTTCGAGGTGTCGACCGACAAGGTCGACTCCGAGGTCCCCGCGCCGACGTCGGGCGTCGTGAGCGAGATCCTCGTGCCCGAAGGCGAGACGGTCGCGGTCGGTGTGAAGCTCGCGGTCATCGGCGACGCTTCCGCCGGCGGTGCCGCCGCGCCGGCGCCCGCCGAGGCGGAAGCACCCGCACCGGAGGCACCGGCACCCGAGGCACCGGCACCCGCGCCCGCGCCGCAGCCCCAAGCCCAGGCCGTGCCCGTCGCGCCGACCCCGCCGCCCGCTCCCGCACCGGCACCTGCGGCGCCGGCACCGGCGCCCGCGGCACCCGCGACCAACGGCGTGCCCGCGGGCACGGTCACGTCGCCACTCGTGCGCAAGCTGCTGAACGAGTACGACCTCGACGCGGGCCAGATCCGCGGTACCGGCGACGGCGGTCGCATCACGCGCAACGACGTGCTCGACGCCGCGCGCTCACGCGGCCCCGCCGCGCCGGCCACGGCTCCCGCACCGGCCGCGCCCACGACTCCCGCACCGGCCCCACCGGCCGCGCGGGCTCCCGCGGTCGTCGCGCCCGCGCCCGTCGCGCGCGCCGCGGGCGACACGGTCGTCGAGTTCGACAACATCCGTCGCCGCACCGCGGAGCACATGGTGCGGTCGAAGGCGACGAGCGCGCACGTCTACACGTCGGTCGAGGTCGACTACGAGCGCATCGAGCGGGTGCGGCGCGCGCACGGCGATCGCTTCCGCGCCGAAGAGGGCTTCACGCTCACGTACCTCCCGTTCATCTGCCGCGCGTTCTCCGACGTCGTACGCCAGTACCCGAACGTGAACGCGAGCGTCGACGGCGACTCGCTGATCGTGCATCACGACATCCACCTCGGCATCGCGGTCGACCTCGACTTCAGGGGCCTGCTCGCGGTCGTCGTCCGTAACGTCGACGGCAAGCGTCTGCGCCTCATCGCGCGCGAGATCCGCGACCTGGCGACCCGCGCGAAGCAGCGCACGCTCACGCCCGACGAGGTGGTCGGCGGCACGTTCACGATCACGAACATGGGTCCGTTCGGCACCGCGTTGACGTTGCCGATCATCAACCAACCGCAGGTCGCCATCCTCGCCACCGACGCGATCACGAAGAAGCCGGTCGTCGTCGAGGGCCCCGACGGCGAGGACACGATCGCGATCCATCACGTCGGCCACCTCGCGCTCGCGTGGGACCACCGTGCGTTCGACGGCGCCTACGCGGCCGCGTTCCTCGACGCACTCCGCACCGAGCTCGAGGACCACGACTGGGAACCCGAGTTGGCATGA
- the lipA gene encoding lipoyl synthase: protein MSAPLRVRWLGRVPYAEAETLQRALHGGSTDDYLLLQEHPHVYTLGSRADLRHVLVPPESVGAELIRADRGGDVTYHGPGQLVGYPILSLDEWRAGQRDVVAYVRRLESVLVAVLADFGIESVPCLDGLTGVWVGGEKVAAIGVRVAGGRTRHGFALNVDPDLTMFSHIVPCGIADRGVTSMAQVLGRAPDMRAVVDRVVARFAAAFEPDELERQDVVWRETAADLSAFSASVGLARFALPDASVSSSEEPRSASAVAAGTRASDSTGAVPVRLLGRLAEAGVGPPTAGARPEWMRVKARFGDGFLDVKKLVRDLDLHTVCESAGCPNIFECWADRTATFMILGDRCTRACGFCLVDTRKPLAVDPGEPERVAHAVKTMGLEHAVITCVARDDLPDGGAAVFAATIRAIRRVSPGTGVEVLISDCHGAADALATIFDARPDVLAHNLETVARLQRAARPSAGYARSLAVLARASDAGLVTKSSVILGMGETEAEVRGALADLRGVGVDIVTLGQYLQPTARHLPIARWWTPEEFDRLRGAGEALGFAHVESGPLVRSSYHAKRSLHEASPNLPETIAVPGR from the coding sequence ATGAGCGCGCCCCTCCGGGTTCGCTGGCTCGGGCGCGTGCCCTACGCCGAGGCCGAGACCTTGCAGCGCGCGCTGCACGGCGGGTCGACCGACGATTACCTGCTGCTGCAGGAGCACCCGCACGTCTACACGTTGGGGTCGCGCGCCGATCTGCGCCACGTGCTCGTGCCGCCCGAGTCGGTGGGGGCGGAGCTGATCCGGGCCGACCGCGGCGGCGACGTCACGTATCACGGCCCCGGCCAGCTCGTGGGGTACCCGATCCTCTCGCTCGACGAGTGGCGCGCGGGTCAACGCGACGTCGTCGCGTACGTGCGGCGATTGGAGTCGGTGCTCGTCGCGGTGCTCGCCGACTTCGGTATCGAGTCGGTGCCGTGCCTCGACGGCCTCACCGGCGTGTGGGTCGGCGGCGAGAAGGTCGCGGCGATCGGCGTGCGCGTCGCGGGCGGTCGCACGCGCCACGGCTTCGCGCTCAACGTCGATCCCGATCTCACGATGTTCTCGCACATCGTTCCCTGCGGCATCGCGGATCGCGGCGTCACGTCGATGGCGCAGGTGCTCGGTCGCGCGCCCGACATGCGAGCGGTCGTCGACCGCGTCGTCGCGCGCTTCGCCGCGGCGTTCGAGCCCGACGAGCTCGAGCGTCAGGACGTCGTGTGGCGGGAGACCGCAGCCGACCTGTCCGCGTTCAGTGCTTCTGTCGGGCTCGCACGCTTCGCCCTCCCGGACGCCTCGGTCTCCAGCTCGGAAGAGCCGCGAAGCGCCTCGGCCGTCGCCGCGGGAACCCGCGCTTCCGACTCGACCGGAGCCGTGCCGGTGCGGCTCCTGGGCCGCCTGGCCGAAGCGGGGGTCGGTCCGCCGACCGCGGGCGCGCGTCCCGAGTGGATGCGGGTGAAGGCCCGCTTCGGCGACGGCTTCCTCGACGTGAAGAAGCTCGTGCGCGACCTCGACCTGCACACCGTGTGCGAGTCGGCGGGTTGCCCGAACATCTTCGAGTGCTGGGCCGACCGCACCGCGACGTTCATGATCCTCGGCGACCGCTGCACGCGCGCGTGCGGGTTCTGTCTCGTCGATACGCGCAAGCCGCTCGCCGTCGATCCCGGCGAACCCGAGCGCGTCGCGCACGCGGTGAAGACGATGGGCCTCGAGCACGCGGTCATCACGTGCGTCGCGCGCGACGACCTGCCCGACGGCGGCGCGGCCGTGTTCGCGGCGACGATCCGCGCGATCCGGCGCGTGAGTCCGGGGACGGGGGTCGAGGTGCTGATCTCCGACTGCCACGGCGCCGCCGACGCACTCGCCACGATCTTCGACGCGCGCCCGGACGTGCTCGCGCACAATCTCGAGACGGTCGCGCGGCTGCAGCGCGCGGCGCGACCATCGGCGGGGTACGCGCGCTCGCTCGCGGTGCTCGCGCGCGCGAGCGATGCCGGGCTCGTCACGAAATCGAGCGTGATCCTCGGCATGGGCGAGACCGAAGCCGAGGTGCGCGGCGCGCTCGCCGACCTGCGCGGCGTCGGCGTCGACATCGTCACGCTCGGCCAGTACCTCCAGCCCACCGCTCGCCATCTGCCGATCGCGCGCTGGTGGACGCCCGAGGAGTTCGATCGGTTGCGCGGGGCCGGCGAAGCGCTCGGCTTCGCGCACGTCGAGTCGGGGCCCCTCGTCCGCTCCAGCTACCACGCCAAGCGAAGCCTCCACGAGGCTTCACCGAATCTGCCGGAAACGATCGCAGTCCCCGGACGGTGA
- a CDS encoding pyridoxamine 5'-phosphate oxidase family protein — translation MGKVLDEIGPDLAAWIARQPMFFVATAPSGADGHVNVSPKGLAGLAVLGPHRCAYLDLTGSGVETIAHVRENGRITIMFCAFEGAARIVRFHGRGVVHPLDSAGFDALASEFPELPGRRAIIEIEVTRVSTSCGFGVPRMELVGERDELLKWSDRKDDDELAEYHHTRNATSIDGIPSHLDSEPVS, via the coding sequence ATGGGCAAGGTCCTCGACGAGATCGGTCCCGACCTGGCGGCGTGGATCGCCCGGCAGCCGATGTTCTTCGTGGCCACCGCGCCGAGCGGCGCCGACGGTCACGTCAACGTGTCGCCCAAGGGCCTCGCCGGCCTCGCGGTGCTCGGGCCGCACCGCTGCGCGTACCTCGACCTCACCGGGAGCGGAGTCGAGACGATCGCCCACGTGCGCGAGAACGGCCGCATCACCATCATGTTCTGCGCGTTCGAGGGTGCGGCGCGCATCGTCCGCTTCCACGGTCGCGGGGTCGTGCACCCGCTCGACTCCGCGGGCTTCGACGCGCTCGCGTCGGAGTTCCCGGAGCTGCCGGGCCGGCGGGCGATCATCGAGATCGAGGTGACGCGCGTGTCGACGTCGTGCGGCTTCGGCGTGCCGCGCATGGAGCTCGTCGGCGAGCGCGACGAGCTGCTGAAGTGGTCGGACCGCAAGGATGACGACGAGCTCGCCGAGTACCACCACACGAGGAACGCGACGAGCATCGACGGCATCCCGAGCCATCTCGACTCCGAGCCGGTGTCATGA
- a CDS encoding Xaa-Pro peptidase family protein, whose amino-acid sequence MSGYSDRIARVRARMDDAGVDVVLLSVGADLPYLTGYEAMPLERLTMLVLPRRGDAQLVVARLEAPRVAPQPDFEIVPWSEPGDPIALVASMVGGAQQVAIGDQTWAGFALDLQRALPKAEFRRASRIVSAVRAVKDADEIAALRAAGAAVDTVAADMRARPFAGRTELDVHRELVDRMLELGHQHANFAIVGAADHAASPHHEPGARVINDGDVVLCDFGGTMNGYCSDITRMFHVGEPGTEVRDTYAVLQDAQEAGVRAAQVGTPCEAVDAAARSVIASAGLGEHFIHRTGHGIGVEAHEDPYIVAGNTDALVAGNAFSVEPGIYLAGRFGLRLEDIVVATAAGPERLNHADRGIAVVG is encoded by the coding sequence ATGAGCGGCTACTCCGACCGCATCGCGCGCGTGCGCGCGCGCATGGACGACGCGGGCGTCGACGTCGTGCTCCTCTCGGTCGGCGCCGACCTGCCGTACCTCACGGGCTACGAGGCGATGCCGCTCGAACGGCTCACGATGCTCGTGCTGCCGCGCCGCGGCGACGCGCAGCTCGTCGTCGCGCGGCTCGAAGCACCGCGAGTGGCGCCGCAACCCGACTTCGAGATCGTCCCGTGGTCGGAGCCCGGCGATCCGATCGCGCTCGTCGCGAGCATGGTCGGCGGCGCGCAGCAGGTCGCGATCGGCGATCAGACCTGGGCCGGGTTCGCGCTCGACCTCCAGCGCGCGCTGCCGAAGGCGGAGTTCCGGCGCGCCTCGCGCATCGTGAGCGCGGTGCGCGCGGTGAAGGACGCCGACGAGATCGCGGCCCTCCGCGCGGCGGGCGCCGCGGTCGACACGGTCGCGGCCGACATGCGCGCCCGGCCGTTCGCGGGTCGCACCGAGCTCGACGTGCACCGCGAGCTCGTCGACCGCATGCTCGAGCTCGGTCATCAGCACGCCAACTTCGCGATCGTCGGCGCGGCCGATCACGCCGCGAGCCCGCATCACGAGCCCGGCGCGCGCGTCATCAACGACGGCGACGTCGTCCTCTGCGACTTCGGCGGCACGATGAACGGCTACTGCTCCGACATCACGCGCATGTTCCACGTCGGCGAGCCCGGCACCGAGGTGCGCGACACGTACGCGGTCCTGCAGGACGCGCAGGAGGCCGGTGTGCGCGCCGCGCAGGTCGGCACGCCGTGCGAGGCGGTCGACGCGGCGGCGCGCTCGGTCATCGCGAGCGCGGGTCTCGGCGAGCACTTCATCCACCGCACGGGCCACGGCATCGGCGTCGAGGCGCACGAGGATCCGTACATCGTCGCGGGCAACACCGATGCGCTCGTCGCCGGCAACGCGTTCAGCGTCGAGCCCGGCATCTATCTCGCCGGCCGTTTCGGCCTGCGGCTCGAGGACATCGTCGTCGCGACCGCGGCCGGACCCGAGCGACTCAACCACGCCGACCGCGGCATCGCCGTCGTCGGCTGA